Below is a genomic region from Longimicrobiaceae bacterium.
CAGGTGGGGATGCGCGGCTGTACCGGAGCGGCGACCGGGTGCGGTGGCTGGCGGACGGAACGGTCGAGTTCCTGGGGCGGATGGACGAGCAGGTGAAGATCCGCGGCTTCCGCATCGAGCCGGGCGAGATCGAGGCGGCGCTCGCCGCGCATCCGCGCATCCGCAGCGCATCCGTGGTGGCGCGCGAGGACGCGGGCGGCGGCAAGCGCCTCGTAGCCTACGTCGTCGCGGCAGCGGACGGCGCCGCATCTGCCGAGTCGCCCGCATCGACCGAGGATCCCGAAGCAGCCGCATCGACCGAAGCGGCAGCATCTTCCGACGCGTCGTCATCTTCCGAAGCGCAGGCATATTCCGCATCTGCGGACGTGCTTTCGGCGGAGGAGATGAGGGCGTGGCTGCGGCGGACGCTGCCGGAGCACATGGTGCCCGCGGCGTTCGTGTGGATGGACGCGCTGCCGCTCACGGCGAACGGCAAGGTGGACCGCCGCGCGCTGCCCGCGCCGGAGCACGCCGAAGCCGGGGGCGAGTACGTGGCGCCGCGCACGGAGACCGAGCGGGCGATGGCGGCGATCTGGGCGGAAGTGCTGGAGGCGCCGCGGGTGGGCGTGGAGGACGGGTTCTTCGACCTGGGCGGCCACTCGCTGATCGCGACGCGCGTGATGTCGAAGGTGCGCCAGGCGTTCGGCGTGGAGCTGCCGCTGCGCGCGATCTTCGAGGCGCCCACGGTGGCCGGCCTCTCCGCGCGCGTGGACGCCGCCCTCGCGGCAGGCGACGACGGGCGCGCGCCGCCCATCGTGCGGCGGGAGCACGGCGGGCGGGTGCCGCTGTCGTTCGCGCAGGAGCGGATGTGGTTCCTGGACCAGATGGAGAGCACCGGCAGCGCGTACAACCTGCCGCTGGTGCTGCGGATAGAGGGCGCGCTGGACGTGGACGCCCTGCGACGCGCGCTCAACGAGATCGTCGCGCGCCACGACGTCCTCCGCACCACCTATCCCGTCGTGAACGGCGAGCCGGTGCAGCACGTGGCGGACGACCTCGTCCTGCCGCTGCCGGTGCAGGACCTCTCGCATCTCCCGCCTGCCGAGCGCGAGGAGGAGACGCGCCACGTGGCCGCCGCGGAGTCGTGGCGCCGCTTCGACCTGGCGAGCGGCCCCATCGTCCGCGCCTCGCTGCTCCGCCTGGCGCCCCAGGAGCACGCGTTCGTCCTGGTGATGCACCACATCGCGGGCGACGGGTGGTCGCTGGGCGTGCTCTCCGCCGAGCTTGGCGCGCTGTACGAGGCGTTCAAGGCGGGCGATGCGTCGCCGCTGCCGCCGCTGGCGGTGCAGTACGCGGACTACGCGGCGTGGCAGCGCGAGTGGCTGAGCGGCGACGAGCTGGAGCGGCAGCTTGGCTACTGGCGCGGGCACCTGGCCGGCGCGCCCGCGGCCATCGACCTGCCCACGGACCGTCCCCGCCCCCCGGTGCAGACGTTCAGCGGCGCGCTGGAGTGGTTCGACCTGCCGCGCGGCACGGGCGACGAGCTGGACCGCCTGGCCCGCGGCGAGGGGGCGACGCCGTTCATGGTGCTGCTGGCCGTCTTCCAGCTCCTCCTGTCCCGCTGGTCCGGCCAGGACGACGTGGTGGTCGGAACCCCCATCGCCGGCCGCGCGCACGGCGAGACGGAGCCGCTGATCGGATTCTTCGTGAACACGCTGGCGCTGCGCGGCGACCTGTCCGGCGATCCCACGTTCCGCGATCTGGTGCGGCGCGCGCGGGCGGCGGCGCTGGGCGGCTTCGCGCACCAGGAGCTCCCGTTCGAGAAGCTGGTGGGCGAGCTGGCCGTGGAGCGCAGCACCAGCCACACGCCCGTGTTCCAGGTGATGTTCTCGCTGCAGAACGTGGGGCTCAAGGGGCTGGATCTGCCCGGCCTGCGCTTCAGCGAGATCGGCACGGACATCGACACCGCCAAGTTCGACCTCTCCCTCACCGCGGTGGAGACGCCGGACGGCATCCGCGCGGCGTTCGAGTACAACACCGACCTGTTCGATGCGGAGACGGTGCGCCGCATGGCCGGCCACTTCTCCGCCCTGGCCGCGTCCGCCTCCTCCGCGCCCGACGCTCCCATCTCCCGCCTGGCGATGCTGTCGGACGACGAGCGGGAGGAGGCCGTGGGCCGCTGGAACGATACGGAGCGCGAGTGGCCGGACGCGTCGCCCGTGCACCGGCTGTTCGAGGCGCGCGCCGCCGCCACGCCGGATGCAGTCGCGCTGGAGCAGGCGGGCGAGCGCGGGACGTACGCGGAGCTGAACGCGCAGGCGAACCGCATCGCGCACCATCTCGCGGCGCTGGGCGCGGGGGCGGAGTCGCGCGTGGGCGTGTGCCTGGAGCGGTCGCCGGAGATGGTGGCGGGGCTGCTGGGCATCCTCAAGGCGGGCGCGGCGTACGTGCCGCTCGACCCTGTCTACCCGGCGGAGCGCCTGGCGTACCTGGCGGAAGATGCGGGGCTGCGCATCGCCCTCACCACGCTGGACCTGTCCGACCGGCTGCCGCCTGGCGTCGTCCCGGTGCTTCTGGACGCGGATGCGCAGGCCATCGCCGCCCGCCCATCTACCGATCCCGCCGTGCCGGTCCACGCGGAGAGCCTGGCGTACGTCATCTACACGTCCGGCTCCACGGGCAAGCCCAAGGGCGTGCTGGTGCCGCACGGCGGCGTGGCGAACTACACGCGCTTCGCCGCCCGCGAGTACGCGCTGACGGCGGCGGACCGCTTCCTCCAGTTCGCGAACATCAGCTTCGACGCCAGCGTGGAGGAGCTGTTCGCGCCGCTCGCCACCGGCGGCACGCTCGTCCTGCGGACCGACGCGATGATCGCATCGCCAGCGGCGTTCCTGTCGCTGTGCGGCGAGTGGGGCATCACAGCCCTGTCGCTGCCCACCGCGTACTGGCACCAGGTCGCAGCCGCGATGGCGGCCGACGGGCTGCCGCTGCCGGAGAGCGTACGGCTGGTGGTGATCGGCGGCGAGCGGGCGCTGCCGGAGCGCGTGGCGGACTGGCAGGAGGCGGTCGATCCCCGCGTGGTGCTCTACAACTCGTACGGGCCCACCGAGGTGACCGTCGCGGCGACCTTCACCGTCGTCGCGGACGGCGCCGGGAGGGCGGAGCGGGAGATCAGCATCGGCCTGCCGGTGGACAACGACACCGCATACGTGCTGGACGATGCGGGGCAGCCCGTGCCCGTGGGCGTGCCCGGCGAGCTGTGCCTGGGCGGCGCCGGCGTGGTCCGCGGCTACCTGGGTCGGCCGGGGCTGACGGCGGAGAAGTTCGTCCCGGACCCGTTCTCCGCCCGCCCCGGCGCGCGCCTGTACCGCACGGGCGACCGCGCGCGCCGCCGCGCGAACGGCGAGCTGGAGTTCCTGCGGCGCGCGGACGACCAGGTGAAGGTGCGCGGCTTCCGCGTGGAGCTGGGCGAGATCGAGTCGCTGCTGCGCGAGGCGGACGCGGTGGCCGAGGCCGTCGTCGTCGCCGGGCCGGACGCGCGGGGGGAGGTGCGCCTTGCCGCCTACCTCGTCGCGGAAGAGGGCGCGGCGCCCGCCGTGCCGGAGATCCGCTCCGCGCTGCGCGAGCGGCTGCCGGAGTACATGGTGCCCGGCGCATTCGTGGTGGTGGATTCCCTCCCGCTCACGCCCAACGGCAAGATCGACCGCGCCGCCCTGCCGATTCCGGAACCCGACGCGGGCGATGCGGAGCGCGGGACGTTCGCGCCCCTGCGCTCGCCGCTGGAGGAGACGCTGGCGGCCATCTGGAGCGAGGTGCTGGGGGTGGAGCGGGTGGGCGCCCACGACAACTTCTTCGACCTGGGCGGGCGCTCGCTGCTGCTGGCGCAGGTGCACGAGCGCATCCGGACGGAGCTGGGGCGCGAGGTGGGGATGGTGTCGCTGTTCAAGTATCCCACCGTGCGCCTCCTCGCGGACTTCATCGCCCGCGACGCGGACGACGGCGTGGAGACGACGGAACGCGGGCGGGAGCGCGCGGCGGCGCGGCGGGAATCGCGGGACCGGCGGCGGGAGCGGAGGTGAGGGGGAGACGGCCCTCACCCGGCTCGTAAAACTCGCCTGCCCTCTCCCGCAAGCGGGAGAAGGAACGGGTCCACGGTGGC
It encodes:
- a CDS encoding amino acid adenylation domain-containing protein, with translation FAQERLWFLDQMEPGGAAYNMPAALRLSGALDVRALDAALGEIVARHESLRTTFAAVDGRPVQVVAPAQPFTLPVEDVPASDEAAREAEVHRRASEEATRPFDLAAGPLFRASLLRLGEREHVLLLAMHHVVSDGWSMGVFVRELTALYEAFGAGRPSPLPPLAVQYPDFAAWQREHLSGAALDEQLAYWRGALAGAPALLELPTDRPRPATQTFPGAIYRFGLPASLQAAVGDVARREGATPFMVLLAAFQALLARWSGQDDVVVGTPIAGRVRAELEPLIGFFVNTLALRADLGGDPTFAALLGRVKETTLGAFAHQEVPFEKLVEELNVERSLAHGPVFQVMFALQNAEMGGLRLGGVELGMVDAGTGTSRFEMTVSMMETEEGLSGTVEYNTDLFDEGTIARLAEQFGTLLEAATAAPERRLSAVDLLSGDERRRIVYEWSGRATDYPRTSSVHALFAAQAAETPDALAVKAGDARLSYAEMDARSNRLTRHLQSLGAGAGSRVGLSMQRSAEMVVALLAILKAGAAYVPLDPAYPAERLAFMLADSAVSVLLVDDVVPAALSSFAGAVVSLSADAERIAAQSPASPDVAVPAEATAYVIYTSGSTGQPKGVAVPHRAVVRLVRGNDFADFGPDHVFLQLAPIAFDASTFEVWGALLNGATLAVFPPHTPSLEELGGFLVREKVTTAWLTAGLFHQMVDERLDDLGALRQLLAGGDVLSVPHVRRVIEAHPHLRVINGYGPTESTTFTCCHTVVPGDVERGSIPIGRPVANTRIYVLDRAMQPVPAGVPGELYIGGDGLAHGYLNRPDLTAEKFVADPFSAGGDARLYRSGDRVRWLADGTVEFLGRMDEQVKIRGFRIEPGEIEAALAAHPRIRSASVVAREDAGGGKRLVAYVVAAADGAASAESPASTEDPEAAASTEAAASSDASSSSEAQAYSASADVLSAEEMRAWLRRTLPEHMVPAAFVWMDALPLTANGKVDRRALPAPEHAEAGGEYVAPRTETERAMAAIWAEVLEAPRVGVEDGFFDLGGHSLIATRVMSKVRQAFGVELPLRAIFEAPTVAGLSARVDAALAAGDDGRAPPIVRREHGGRVPLSFAQERMWFLDQMESTGSAYNLPLVLRIEGALDVDALRRALNEIVARHDVLRTTYPVVNGEPVQHVADDLVLPLPVQDLSHLPPAEREEETRHVAAAESWRRFDLASGPIVRASLLRLAPQEHAFVLVMHHIAGDGWSLGVLSAELGALYEAFKAGDASPLPPLAVQYADYAAWQREWLSGDELERQLGYWRGHLAGAPAAIDLPTDRPRPPVQTFSGALEWFDLPRGTGDELDRLARGEGATPFMVLLAVFQLLLSRWSGQDDVVVGTPIAGRAHGETEPLIGFFVNTLALRGDLSGDPTFRDLVRRARAAALGGFAHQELPFEKLVGELAVERSTSHTPVFQVMFSLQNVGLKGLDLPGLRFSEIGTDIDTAKFDLSLTAVETPDGIRAAFEYNTDLFDAETVRRMAGHFSALAASASSAPDAPISRLAMLSDDEREEAVGRWNDTEREWPDASPVHRLFEARAAATPDAVALEQAGERGTYAELNAQANRIAHHLAALGAGAESRVGVCLERSPEMVAGLLGILKAGAAYVPLDPVYPAERLAYLAEDAGLRIALTTLDLSDRLPPGVVPVLLDADAQAIAARPSTDPAVPVHAESLAYVIYTSGSTGKPKGVLVPHGGVANYTRFAAREYALTAADRFLQFANISFDASVEELFAPLATGGTLVLRTDAMIASPAAFLSLCGEWGITALSLPTAYWHQVAAAMAADGLPLPESVRLVVIGGERALPERVADWQEAVDPRVVLYNSYGPTEVTVAATFTVVADGAGRAEREISIGLPVDNDTAYVLDDAGQPVPVGVPGELCLGGAGVVRGYLGRPGLTAEKFVPDPFSARPGARLYRTGDRARRRANGELEFLRRADDQVKVRGFRVELGEIESLLREADAVAEAVVVAGPDARGEVRLAAYLVAEEGAAPAVPEIRSALRERLPEYMVPGAFVVVDSLPLTPNGKIDRAALPIPEPDAGDAERGTFAPLRSPLEETLAAIWSEVLGVERVGAHDNFFDLGGRSLLLAQVHERIRTELGREVGMVSLFKYPTVRLLADFIARDADDGVETTERGRERAAARRESRDRRRERR